A single region of the Variovorax paradoxus genome encodes:
- a CDS encoding NAD-dependent epimerase/dehydratase family protein, which produces MSQQILITGGAGFIGSHLADELLSHGYRVRVLDNLAPQVHGDSGRRPDYLEADIELVVGDVCDPAAVRNALKGVDAVYHFASAVGVGQSMYEVAHYTRVNNLGTAVLLEALIEKPVKKLIVASSMSLYGEGLYRTASGELRTVQERTLEQLRRGDWEWRDEDGLALVPAPTPEDKAPALASVYALSKFDQERMCLMIGRAYNIPTAALRFFNAYGPRQALSNPYTGVLAIFASRLLNDSPPKIFEDGHQQRDFVSVYDIARASRLALEMPAAAGEVFNIGSGEAYSVRDIAQRVAEAVGKENLAPEITGKYRVGDIRHCYADISKARRVLGYSPRVSLEDGLAELAAWLEGQAAVDRVAQASAELSARGLAI; this is translated from the coding sequence ATGTCGCAGCAAATTCTCATCACCGGCGGCGCCGGTTTCATCGGCTCGCATCTTGCCGACGAGCTTCTCTCCCACGGCTATCGCGTTCGCGTTCTCGACAACCTTGCGCCGCAGGTGCATGGCGACAGCGGGCGCCGGCCCGATTACCTGGAGGCGGACATCGAACTCGTCGTCGGCGACGTGTGCGACCCGGCTGCGGTGCGCAACGCGCTCAAGGGCGTCGACGCGGTCTACCACTTCGCGTCGGCAGTGGGTGTGGGGCAGAGCATGTACGAGGTGGCGCACTACACGCGTGTGAACAACCTCGGCACCGCGGTGCTGCTGGAGGCGCTGATCGAGAAGCCGGTGAAGAAGCTGATCGTCGCATCGAGCATGAGCCTGTATGGCGAGGGCCTTTACCGCACCGCGAGCGGCGAGCTCCGCACGGTGCAGGAGCGCACGCTAGAGCAGCTGCGGCGCGGCGACTGGGAATGGCGCGACGAAGACGGGCTGGCCCTGGTGCCCGCGCCCACGCCGGAAGACAAGGCACCCGCACTCGCTTCGGTGTATGCGTTGTCCAAGTTCGACCAGGAGCGCATGTGCCTCATGATCGGCCGGGCCTACAACATTCCGACAGCGGCCCTGCGATTCTTCAACGCGTACGGCCCGCGCCAAGCGCTTTCGAATCCCTACACCGGCGTGCTCGCGATCTTTGCGTCGCGCCTGCTCAACGACAGTCCTCCCAAGATCTTCGAGGACGGCCACCAGCAGCGCGACTTCGTGAGCGTGTACGACATTGCCCGCGCCTCGCGGCTTGCACTCGAAATGCCGGCCGCCGCCGGCGAGGTGTTCAACATCGGCAGCGGCGAGGCCTACAGCGTGCGAGACATCGCGCAGCGCGTGGCCGAGGCCGTGGGCAAGGAAAACCTCGCGCCCGAAATCACGGGCAAGTACCGCGTCGGTGACATACGGCACTGCTATGCGGACATATCCAAGGCTCGCCGCGTGCTGGGCTATTCGCCCCGCGTGAGCCTGGAAGACGGCCTGGCCGAGCTCGCGGCCTGGTTGGAGGGGCAAGCGGCGGTCGACCGCGTGGCGCAAGCGAGTGCAGAGCTTTCCGCGCGCGGGTTGGCCATATGA
- a CDS encoding NAD-dependent epimerase/dehydratase family protein, protein MNSRDAVLTPRRALNGKDRVTLITGGAGFVGANLAHRLLSEGRRVLVFDNLSRPGVERNLDWLQQNHATGLDVAVADIRDAASVERAVARADHVFHFAAQVAVTTSLVDPREDFAVNALGTLNVLEAARAQPVPPSVLMTSTNKVYGGLEDVELKLEGQRYGPVTADIASHGISEARPLDFHSPYGCSKGTADQYVHDYARSYGMKTVVFRMSCIYGQRQFGTEDQGWVAHFLLRALDGEPITLFGDGKQVRDILFVDDLVDAFMLAQRNIGKLAGGAFNIGGGPRNVISLLDLLDQIEVLEGRRPETAHEDWRTGDQRYYVSDTRRFEAATGWRPAVDARHGIERLHQWLREMRAQPATTRKSGQRRPVLAAAGR, encoded by the coding sequence ATGAACAGCCGGGACGCAGTACTCACTCCCCGGCGCGCGCTCAACGGCAAGGATCGGGTCACACTCATCACGGGTGGCGCGGGCTTCGTGGGGGCCAACCTCGCGCACCGGCTGCTGTCCGAAGGCCGCCGCGTGCTGGTGTTCGACAACCTTTCGCGCCCCGGCGTGGAACGCAACCTCGACTGGCTGCAGCAGAACCATGCGACCGGACTCGACGTGGCCGTGGCCGACATCCGCGATGCCGCCTCGGTGGAGCGCGCGGTTGCCCGGGCCGACCATGTCTTTCATTTTGCGGCGCAGGTCGCGGTGACCACGAGCCTGGTCGACCCGCGAGAAGACTTTGCGGTGAACGCGCTCGGCACGCTCAACGTGCTGGAGGCGGCCCGCGCGCAGCCGGTGCCGCCCTCGGTGCTGATGACCTCGACCAACAAGGTCTACGGCGGCCTGGAAGACGTGGAGCTCAAGCTCGAGGGCCAGCGCTATGGACCGGTGACGGCGGACATCGCAAGCCACGGCATTTCCGAAGCGCGGCCGCTCGACTTTCACAGCCCCTATGGCTGCTCCAAGGGAACGGCCGACCAGTACGTGCATGACTACGCGCGCAGCTACGGTATGAAGACGGTGGTCTTCCGCATGAGCTGCATCTACGGACAGCGCCAGTTCGGCACCGAAGACCAGGGCTGGGTGGCGCACTTCCTGTTGCGCGCGCTCGACGGCGAACCCATCACGCTCTTCGGCGACGGCAAGCAGGTGCGCGACATCCTGTTCGTCGACGACCTCGTCGATGCGTTCATGCTGGCCCAGCGCAACATCGGCAAGCTGGCCGGCGGCGCCTTCAATATCGGCGGCGGGCCGCGCAACGTGATCAGCCTGCTCGACCTTCTCGACCAGATCGAAGTGCTCGAAGGCAGGCGCCCCGAGACCGCGCATGAAGACTGGCGCACCGGCGACCAGCGCTACTACGTGTCGGACACGCGCCGCTTCGAGGCCGCCACGGGTTGGCGGCCGGCCGTCGACGCGCGGCACGGCATCGAGCGGCTGCACCAGTGGCTGCGAGAGATGCGGGCACAGCCTGCCACCACCCGCAAGAGCGGGCAGCGCCGCCCGGTGCTTGCAGCGGCCGGGAGGTGA
- a CDS encoding inositol-3-phosphate synthase yields the protein MSKIRVAIVGVGNCASSLVQGVHFYGNAQGTDFIPGLMHLDLAGYRPSDIEFSAAFDVHAQKVGRDLGEAIYEAPNNTIRFADVPKLGVPVHRGPTHDGIGTYLKEVVPLAPGKAQKVAKILKETKTDVVVSYLPVGSEKATEWYAQQVLEAGCAFVNCVPVFIASRPEWERRFAERGLPIIGDDIKSQVGATIVHRILTDLFRKRGVRLDRTYQLNFGGNTDFLNMLERDRLLSKKISKTQAVTSQLGHPMKASDVHVGPSDHVPWLDDRKWCYIRMEGTTFGNVPLQCEVKLEVWDSPNSAGVVIDAVRCAKLALDRGVGGAVLAPSSYFMKSPPQQFTDDEARELVEAFIRGDAEAAAPPERKPRAHEHAPRHTKRSKLA from the coding sequence ATGAGCAAGATACGTGTCGCAATCGTCGGAGTGGGCAACTGCGCCTCCTCACTGGTGCAGGGTGTTCATTTCTATGGCAACGCCCAGGGCACCGACTTCATTCCCGGCCTGATGCATCTCGATCTCGCGGGCTATCGCCCGTCGGACATCGAGTTCAGCGCCGCCTTCGACGTGCATGCGCAAAAGGTCGGGCGCGACCTGGGCGAAGCCATTTACGAGGCGCCCAACAACACCATCCGCTTTGCCGATGTGCCCAAGCTCGGCGTGCCGGTGCACCGCGGCCCCACGCACGACGGCATCGGTACCTACCTGAAGGAGGTGGTGCCGCTCGCGCCCGGCAAGGCGCAGAAAGTGGCGAAGATCCTGAAGGAGACCAAGACCGACGTGGTCGTCTCCTACCTGCCCGTGGGCTCCGAGAAAGCGACCGAGTGGTATGCACAGCAGGTGCTGGAGGCCGGCTGCGCCTTCGTCAACTGCGTGCCGGTGTTCATCGCCTCAAGGCCCGAGTGGGAAAGGCGCTTTGCCGAACGCGGCCTGCCGATCATCGGGGACGACATCAAGTCGCAGGTGGGCGCGACCATCGTGCATCGCATCCTCACCGACCTGTTCAGGAAGCGCGGCGTTCGGCTCGACCGCACCTACCAGCTCAACTTCGGCGGCAATACCGACTTTCTCAACATGCTCGAACGCGATCGGCTGCTGTCCAAGAAGATCTCGAAAACGCAGGCCGTGACGAGCCAGCTCGGCCACCCCATGAAGGCGAGCGACGTGCACGTGGGCCCCAGCGACCACGTGCCGTGGCTGGACGACCGCAAGTGGTGCTACATCCGCATGGAAGGCACCACCTTCGGCAACGTGCCGCTGCAGTGCGAGGTCAAGCTCGAGGTGTGGGACTCCCCCAACTCCGCAGGCGTGGTGATCGATGCGGTGCGCTGCGCCAAGCTCGCGCTCGACCGCGGCGTGGGCGGCGCGGTGCTGGCGCCTTCGAGCTATTTCATGAAGTCTCCGCCGCAGCAGTTCACCGACGACGAGGCGCGCGAGCTGGTGGAGGCGTTCATTCGCGGCGACGCCGAAGCCGCCGCCCCGCCCGAACGCAAACCCCGTGCGCATGAACATGCGCCGCGCCACACGAAGAGGAGCAAGCTCGCATGA
- a CDS encoding glycosyltransferase family 4 protein, which yields MNAETPQQAPRHVLMTADTVGGVWSHALELAAALTERGVRVSLATMGALPTPAQRAQAASLPGLQLHVSEWRLEWMENPWDDVRRAGQWLLGLERELAPDVVHLNQFAFGALPFGAPKLVVAHSCVASWWRAVHRQLAPASWDTYRRTVRQGLDGADLVGAPTEAMLSSLALDYGYIHGGLVLPNGRSAAMFAPGDKEPVILSAGRLWDAAKNVSALQAVATRLPWPVCVAGSASAPGAGEKSIQAPGVLWLGELAPDAMAAQFARASIYALPARYEPFGLSALEAALSQCALVLGDVPSLREVWGDAALYVQPEDHDALQTALMRLIDDAPLRQEMARRAAERARHFTPSRMADAYMSAYGRLLAPAASSRAGGAGRTRRKTKEAACAS from the coding sequence ATGAACGCTGAAACACCACAACAAGCGCCGCGCCATGTGCTGATGACGGCCGACACGGTCGGCGGCGTCTGGAGCCATGCGCTGGAGCTTGCCGCTGCGCTCACCGAGCGGGGCGTGCGCGTGTCGCTGGCCACCATGGGAGCACTGCCCACGCCGGCGCAGCGCGCGCAGGCCGCGTCGCTCCCCGGCCTGCAGTTGCACGTGAGCGAGTGGCGCCTCGAATGGATGGAGAACCCGTGGGACGATGTGCGCCGCGCCGGCCAATGGCTGCTCGGCCTTGAACGCGAACTGGCTCCGGACGTGGTGCACCTGAACCAGTTCGCTTTCGGCGCACTTCCGTTTGGGGCACCGAAGCTCGTGGTCGCTCATTCGTGCGTGGCCTCGTGGTGGCGCGCGGTGCATCGCCAGCTTGCGCCGGCGAGCTGGGACACCTATCGGCGCACGGTGCGGCAAGGGCTCGACGGTGCCGACCTCGTCGGCGCACCGACGGAAGCCATGCTCTCGTCGCTCGCGCTCGACTATGGCTACATCCACGGCGGCCTGGTGCTGCCCAATGGCCGCAGCGCGGCGATGTTCGCTCCAGGCGACAAGGAGCCGGTCATTCTCTCGGCCGGCAGGCTGTGGGATGCCGCCAAGAACGTATCGGCGCTGCAGGCCGTGGCCACGCGCTTGCCCTGGCCGGTGTGCGTGGCTGGATCGGCGTCGGCGCCGGGTGCCGGCGAGAAAAGCATCCAGGCGCCCGGCGTGCTGTGGCTCGGCGAGCTGGCTCCCGACGCCATGGCCGCGCAGTTCGCGCGTGCATCGATCTATGCCTTGCCCGCACGCTATGAGCCCTTCGGACTCTCGGCGCTGGAAGCGGCGCTTTCGCAGTGCGCGCTGGTGCTGGGCGACGTGCCGAGCCTGCGCGAGGTTTGGGGCGACGCCGCGCTGTATGTGCAGCCGGAGGACCACGATGCACTGCAGACAGCCTTGATGCGGCTGATCGACGATGCGCCGCTGCGCCAGGAAATGGCGCGTCGGGCGGCGGAGCGTGCGCGGCATTTCACGCCGTCGCGCATGGCGGACGCCTACATGTCCGCCTACGGCCGCTTGCTCGCGCCGGCGGCGTCCTCCCGTGCGGGCGGCGCGGGGCGGACCCGAAGAAAAACAAAGGAGGCCGCATGCGCTTCGTGA
- a CDS encoding UDP-glucuronic acid decarboxylase family protein, translated as MRVYNSQRRILVTGGAGFLGSHLCERLLAQGHDVLCADNFFTGTRRNVEHLLGNPHFELMRHDITFPLYVEVDQIYNLACPASPVHYQHDPVQTTKTSVHGAINMLGLAKRVRARILQASTSEVYGDPDVHPQPESYWGKVNPIGVRSCYDEGKRCAETLFFDYHRQHQVDIRVARIFNTYGPRMHPRDGRVVSNFIVQALRGDPITIYGEGLQTRSFCFVDDLVEGLNRFMDASPGGTGPVNIGNPVEFTVRELAMQVIRLTGSSSKLAFAPLPSDDPMQRRPDIRLAKEMFGWQPSVQLEEGLRKTIEYFDGLLSAGELSPAQLAGMRDGAVVPAAAKGNTVHARFDA; from the coding sequence ATGCGTGTCTACAACTCCCAACGCCGCATTCTCGTGACGGGCGGCGCGGGCTTTCTCGGGAGCCACCTCTGCGAGCGGCTGCTGGCGCAAGGCCACGACGTGCTGTGCGCCGACAACTTCTTTACCGGCACGCGGCGCAACGTGGAGCACCTGCTTGGCAACCCGCACTTCGAGCTGATGCGCCACGACATCACCTTTCCGCTGTATGTGGAGGTAGACCAGATCTACAACCTGGCATGCCCCGCCTCGCCGGTGCACTACCAGCATGACCCGGTGCAGACCACCAAGACCAGCGTGCATGGCGCCATCAACATGCTGGGCCTTGCCAAGCGCGTGCGCGCGCGCATCCTGCAGGCTTCCACCAGCGAGGTGTATGGCGACCCCGACGTGCATCCGCAGCCCGAGAGCTACTGGGGCAAGGTCAACCCGATCGGCGTGCGCAGCTGCTACGACGAGGGCAAGCGTTGCGCCGAGACGCTGTTCTTCGACTACCACCGCCAGCACCAGGTGGACATCCGCGTGGCGCGCATCTTCAACACCTACGGGCCGCGCATGCATCCGCGCGACGGACGCGTGGTGTCCAACTTCATCGTGCAGGCGCTGCGCGGCGACCCCATCACCATCTACGGCGAGGGCCTGCAGACGCGCAGCTTCTGCTTTGTCGATGACCTGGTGGAAGGGCTCAACCGGTTCATGGACGCGTCGCCCGGCGGGACCGGTCCGGTGAACATCGGCAATCCGGTCGAGTTCACCGTGCGCGAGCTTGCGATGCAGGTCATCCGTCTCACGGGCTCATCGTCCAAGCTCGCGTTCGCTCCGCTGCCTTCGGACGACCCCATGCAGCGCCGGCCGGACATCCGCCTTGCCAAGGAAATGTTCGGCTGGCAGCCGAGCGTTCAGCTCGAAGAAGGGCTGCGCAAGACCATCGAATACTTCGACGGCCTGCTATCGGCCGGAGAGCTTTCGCCGGCTCAGCTCGCCGGCATGCGCGACGGTGCCGTGGTGCCGGCGGCCGCAAAAGGCAACACCGTGCACGCCCGGTTCGACGCATAG
- a CDS encoding Gfo/Idh/MocA family protein has protein sequence MTNALEPALATAPSARTHAAPLRRPRLGFLGVGWIGRNRMEAIAKDGCAEIAAVADAQADACEAACAMAPGAASLRSLDALLERDLDGLVIATPSALHARQAEAALARGVAVFCQKPLARTAEETRGVIDAARRADRLLGVDLSYRRTAGMQRIRELVSAGEIGDVYAVDLVFHNAYGPDKPWFRDPVLSGGGCVIDLGIHMVDLALWTLGFPRVEAVSSRLHAGGRRLALPSAVVEDHAVAQIDLAGGCVARLACSWNLPAGRDAVIEANFHGTRGGASFRNVGGSFYDFVAERFDGTRAIPLASPPDDWGGRAAVHWARALANGGAFDPEIERLTEVAAVLDAIYER, from the coding sequence ATGACGAATGCGCTGGAGCCGGCGTTGGCGACTGCGCCGTCCGCGCGCACGCACGCCGCGCCGCTTCGGCGGCCTCGGCTCGGCTTCCTGGGGGTCGGCTGGATCGGCAGGAACCGCATGGAAGCCATCGCGAAAGACGGCTGCGCGGAAATTGCTGCAGTGGCGGATGCGCAGGCTGATGCATGCGAAGCCGCCTGCGCGATGGCGCCCGGCGCGGCCAGCTTGCGCTCGCTCGACGCGCTGCTCGAACGCGATCTCGACGGGCTCGTGATCGCCACGCCAAGCGCGCTTCATGCGCGGCAGGCCGAGGCGGCGCTCGCGCGTGGCGTGGCGGTGTTCTGCCAGAAGCCGCTGGCACGTACGGCCGAGGAAACCAGAGGGGTGATCGACGCAGCGAGGCGCGCCGACCGGCTGCTGGGCGTCGACCTGTCGTACCGGCGCACGGCCGGCATGCAGCGCATCCGCGAGCTGGTGTCCGCCGGGGAGATCGGCGATGTGTATGCCGTCGACCTGGTGTTCCACAACGCCTACGGCCCCGATAAGCCCTGGTTCCGCGACCCGGTGCTTTCGGGTGGGGGCTGCGTGATCGATCTCGGCATCCACATGGTCGACCTGGCGCTCTGGACCTTGGGCTTTCCGCGCGTCGAGGCGGTGTCGAGCCGCCTTCACGCGGGCGGCCGACGCCTGGCGCTGCCTTCGGCGGTCGTCGAAGACCATGCGGTGGCGCAGATCGATCTCGCGGGCGGTTGCGTGGCGCGGCTTGCGTGCTCGTGGAACCTGCCGGCGGGCCGGGACGCCGTCATCGAAGCCAACTTTCACGGCACGCGCGGCGGAGCCTCGTTCCGCAACGTTGGCGGCTCCTTCTACGACTTTGTCGCCGAGCGTTTCGACGGCACGCGTGCAATACCGCTCGCCTCGCCCCCTGACGACTGGGGCGGGCGCGCCGCCGTGCACTGGGCTCGCGCGCTCGCGAACGGCGGGGCCTTCGACCCCGAGATCGAGCGGCTGACCGAGGTGGCGGCTGTGCTGGATGCGATCTATGAACGCTGA
- a CDS encoding UDP-glucose dehydrogenase family protein, whose amino-acid sequence MKISVLGTGYVGLVTGSCLAEIGNEVVCFDVDQRKVEILQSGGVPIHEEGLPQLIERNVRTGRLHFTNDVARAVHHGDLIFIAAGTPPGEDGSADLQYVLAAGRSVGRHMQGFKVVVEKSTVPVGTAGKLRAAIEEELSERRSNGDHAAGSGLQGVPVAIVSNPEFLKEGAAVDDFMRPDRIVVGTEPGEAGRHAREVMTRLYAPFNRQRDRMIHMDVKAAEFTKYAANAMLATRISFMNELANLAEKVGVDIEQVRRGIGSDPRIGYSFLYAGLGYGGSCFPKDVQALVHTAATHGQRLHVLEAVRAVNDAQKQVLIEKIVRRFGEDLRGRRFGVWGLAFKPDTDDMREAPSRLVIKALLVRGAEVVAHDPVAIAEARRVLAGDLDGMPELIARLRYVENPMQAAEDADALVILTDWKAFKSPSFSALKTALRQPLIFDGRNLYDPEIRSQGFDYLAIGR is encoded by the coding sequence ATGAAAATTTCAGTCCTCGGTACCGGCTACGTAGGTCTCGTCACGGGCAGTTGCCTGGCGGAGATCGGCAATGAAGTCGTCTGCTTCGACGTCGATCAACGCAAGGTCGAAATCCTGCAATCGGGCGGCGTGCCGATCCACGAGGAAGGCCTACCGCAGCTCATCGAACGCAACGTGCGCACCGGGCGGCTGCACTTCACCAACGATGTGGCGCGCGCCGTGCACCACGGCGACCTGATCTTCATCGCGGCCGGCACGCCGCCCGGCGAAGACGGCAGTGCCGACCTGCAATACGTGCTCGCCGCCGGCCGCAGCGTCGGCCGCCACATGCAGGGCTTCAAGGTGGTGGTTGAGAAGTCCACCGTGCCGGTGGGCACCGCCGGCAAGCTGCGCGCAGCCATCGAGGAAGAGCTTTCGGAGCGCCGCAGCAACGGCGACCATGCCGCGGGCAGCGGCTTGCAGGGGGTCCCGGTCGCCATCGTGTCGAACCCCGAGTTCCTCAAGGAGGGTGCGGCCGTCGATGACTTCATGCGGCCCGACCGCATCGTGGTGGGCACCGAGCCCGGAGAGGCGGGGCGCCATGCCAGGGAAGTGATGACCCGCCTGTATGCGCCTTTCAACCGGCAGCGCGACCGCATGATCCACATGGACGTGAAGGCGGCCGAGTTCACCAAGTACGCCGCCAACGCCATGCTCGCCACGCGCATCAGCTTCATGAACGAGCTTGCAAATCTTGCGGAAAAAGTGGGCGTCGACATCGAGCAGGTACGCCGCGGCATAGGCTCCGATCCGCGCATCGGCTACAGCTTTCTGTATGCGGGGCTGGGGTACGGTGGCAGCTGTTTCCCCAAGGACGTGCAGGCGCTGGTGCACACCGCCGCCACGCACGGCCAGCGCCTGCATGTGCTGGAGGCGGTGCGCGCTGTGAACGACGCGCAAAAGCAGGTGCTCATAGAAAAGATCGTCCGCCGCTTCGGCGAAGACTTGCGCGGCCGCCGCTTCGGCGTGTGGGGGCTGGCCTTCAAGCCCGACACCGACGACATGCGCGAAGCGCCGAGCCGCCTGGTGATCAAGGCGCTGCTGGTGCGCGGCGCCGAAGTCGTCGCGCACGACCCCGTGGCCATTGCCGAGGCGCGCAGGGTGCTTGCAGGCGACCTGGACGGCATGCCCGAGCTGATTGCGCGCCTGCGCTACGTCGAGAACCCGATGCAGGCCGCGGAAGACGCCGACGCGCTGGTCATCCTCACCGACTGGAAAGCCTTCAAGAGCCCCAGCTTCAGTGCATTGAAGACCGCGCTCAGGCAGCCGCTGATCTTCGACGGACGCAATCTGTACGACCCCGAGATCCGGTCGCAGGGTTTCGACTACCTGGCCATCGGCCGCTGA
- a CDS encoding MDR/zinc-dependent alcohol dehydrogenase-like family protein, producing the protein MFASVIASPGQAVLRQVDTPEPAAGQVLLKLEGSGVCASSLPLWEGRSWFEYPQPAGAPGHEGWGRVAAVGEGVTGLAVGDRVAALTYRAHAEYDVADAGSVVPLPASLADVAMPGEPLGCAVNIFRRSDIRAGQTVAIVGIGFLGAILTRLATQAGARVIAISRRPFALEVARQAGAAHTIVMDDHWRILDEVKRLTGEKMCERTIEAVGLQWPLDLAGEITGERGRLVIAGYHQDGTRQVNMQMWNWRGIDVINAHERDPRMYVQGIREAVDMMAAGVLDAEPLFTHRLPLDRLGEALELTRTRPDGFLKAVVTT; encoded by the coding sequence ATGTTCGCCAGTGTCATTGCTTCGCCGGGACAGGCTGTCCTGCGGCAGGTGGATACGCCCGAACCCGCTGCGGGCCAGGTGCTTCTCAAGCTCGAGGGCTCGGGTGTCTGTGCTTCGAGCCTGCCGCTGTGGGAGGGCCGCTCATGGTTCGAATACCCGCAGCCGGCCGGTGCGCCGGGGCACGAAGGCTGGGGCCGCGTGGCAGCCGTGGGCGAGGGCGTCACCGGCCTGGCCGTGGGCGACCGCGTGGCCGCGCTCACCTACCGCGCGCATGCCGAATACGACGTGGCCGATGCGGGTTCGGTGGTGCCGCTGCCGGCCTCGCTCGCCGATGTGGCCATGCCCGGCGAGCCGCTGGGCTGTGCGGTCAACATCTTCCGCCGCAGCGACATCCGCGCCGGCCAGACCGTGGCCATCGTCGGCATCGGGTTTCTCGGCGCCATTCTCACGCGGCTTGCCACGCAAGCAGGCGCGCGCGTCATCGCCATATCGCGGCGGCCCTTTGCACTGGAGGTCGCGCGCCAGGCGGGCGCCGCGCACACCATCGTGATGGACGACCACTGGCGCATCCTGGACGAGGTGAAACGCCTCACCGGCGAGAAGATGTGCGAACGCACCATCGAAGCCGTCGGCCTGCAGTGGCCGCTCGACCTGGCCGGAGAGATCACCGGCGAGCGCGGCCGCCTCGTGATTGCGGGCTATCACCAGGACGGGACTCGGCAGGTCAACATGCAGATGTGGAACTGGCGCGGCATCGATGTGATCAACGCGCATGAGCGCGACCCGCGCATGTACGTGCAGGGCATCCGCGAAGCCGTCGACATGATGGCCGCGGGCGTGCTCGATGCTGAGCCGCTCTTCACGCACCGCCTGCCGCTCGACCGGCTAGGCGAGGCGCTGGAGCTCACGCGCACCCGGCCTGACGGTTTTCTGAAAGCGGTGGTGACTACGTGA
- a CDS encoding glycosyl hydrolase, with translation MIEAVKFWNEPNNKSHWDLELDPDWSAYAQMVKLASSAVRAENSTLTQVLGGISPIDAHFMAGLRDRGVLDGLDAVAVHGFPLDWNNWQIHEWPRRIAEIEAVTHLPVWVTEVGVSTFGAEEVQEFGLRRTAELLIGRVPRIFWYSLYDLPQAWPATTRHREAEGSSYYRHFHMGLLREDGTPKLACEQFASYTPSMGICQWFHFEDHRLDDAVRWLERLGVRHLRTGLSWADSFRPNAERWFDRQMRALEDFDVTLTFCFTPEHRGIAPHHTSPPQQPEEFAEFCASMVRRYASNRACTVLPFAAAGTTAPSRMPAS, from the coding sequence ATGATCGAAGCCGTCAAGTTCTGGAACGAGCCCAACAACAAGTCGCACTGGGACCTCGAGCTCGACCCCGACTGGTCGGCCTACGCGCAGATGGTCAAGCTCGCATCGAGTGCCGTGCGCGCAGAGAACAGCACGCTCACTCAGGTGCTGGGCGGCATTTCACCCATCGACGCGCACTTCATGGCCGGGCTGCGCGACCGCGGCGTGCTCGACGGGCTCGACGCGGTGGCGGTGCACGGCTTTCCGCTGGACTGGAACAACTGGCAGATCCACGAATGGCCGCGCCGCATCGCCGAGATCGAGGCGGTGACGCACCTGCCGGTGTGGGTGACCGAAGTCGGCGTGTCGACCTTCGGCGCTGAAGAGGTGCAGGAGTTCGGGCTGCGCCGCACGGCGGAGCTGCTGATCGGCCGGGTGCCGCGCATCTTCTGGTATTCGCTCTACGACCTGCCCCAGGCCTGGCCGGCAACCACGCGGCACCGCGAGGCCGAGGGATCGAGCTATTACCGGCACTTTCACATGGGCCTGCTGCGCGAAGACGGAACGCCCAAGCTCGCATGCGAGCAGTTTGCGAGCTACACGCCCTCGATGGGCATTTGCCAGTGGTTCCACTTCGAAGACCACCGGCTCGATGACGCGGTGCGCTGGCTCGAGCGGCTCGGCGTGCGCCACCTGCGCACCGGGCTGAGCTGGGCCGACAGCTTCCGGCCGAACGCCGAGCGCTGGTTCGACCGCCAGATGCGCGCGCTGGAAGACTTCGACGTGACGCTCACCTTCTGCTTCACGCCCGAGCACCGCGGCATTGCGCCGCACCACACCAGCCCGCCGCAGCAACCCGAGGAGTTTGCCGAGTTCTGCGCGAGCATGGTCCGGCGCTATGCGTCGAACCGGGCGTGCACGGTGTTGCCTTTTGCGGCCGCCGGCACCACGGCACCGTCGCGCATGCCGGCGAGCTGA